A window from Symbiopectobacterium purcellii encodes these proteins:
- the zapE gene encoding cell division protein ZapE, protein MIQPTTLPLAGPLAHYQQAVAVGEYQPDEVQRQTVIALHGIYQALQVREASQETPVSDGRFTRWRHWLGLADKPPADPVQGLYMWGGVGRGKTWLMDLFFQSLPTERKLRLHFHRFMLRVHEELNQLQGQPNPLEQVADGFKAQTDVLCFDEFFVTDITDAMLLAELLRALFARGVTLVATSNIPPDNLYRNGLQRSRFLPAIDLIKQYCEVRNVDAGIDYRLRTLTQAHLYLTPLSPETDAEMRQMFSRLSGRAFSAPGPVLEINHRSMPTLSAGEGVLAVDFATLCLDARSQNDYIALSRLYHTVLLHNVTVMGSKEENAARRFLALVDEFYERRVKLVIAAQTSMFALYQGEHLKFEYQRCLSRLQEMQSEEYLSQPHLA, encoded by the coding sequence ATGATACAACCGACAACGCTGCCGCTTGCTGGGCCACTGGCGCACTATCAGCAGGCAGTGGCGGTGGGCGAGTATCAGCCTGATGAAGTACAACGGCAAACGGTAATCGCGCTGCACGGTATTTATCAGGCCTTGCAAGTGCGCGAAGCATCGCAGGAGACTCCCGTATCCGATGGCCGTTTTACCCGCTGGCGGCACTGGTTGGGGCTGGCGGATAAACCGCCGGCGGACCCGGTGCAGGGGCTTTATATGTGGGGGGGCGTCGGGCGCGGCAAAACTTGGCTGATGGATCTGTTTTTCCAAAGCCTGCCCACAGAGCGCAAGCTGCGGCTGCATTTTCATCGGTTTATGCTGCGCGTGCACGAGGAACTGAACCAGCTACAGGGACAACCGAACCCGCTGGAACAGGTGGCCGATGGATTTAAAGCGCAGACCGATGTGCTCTGCTTTGATGAGTTTTTCGTTACAGATATCACCGATGCCATGCTGTTGGCGGAACTGTTACGCGCGTTGTTCGCCCGCGGCGTTACATTAGTGGCCACATCCAACATTCCTCCGGATAACCTCTACCGCAACGGCCTGCAACGCAGTCGCTTTTTGCCGGCTATCGATCTTATCAAGCAGTACTGCGAGGTACGCAATGTGGATGCCGGTATCGATTATCGCCTGCGTACCCTGACGCAGGCGCATCTCTATCTGACGCCGTTGTCGCCAGAAACCGATGCTGAGATGCGTCAGATGTTCTCGCGCTTGTCTGGCCGGGCATTCTCTGCGCCGGGACCGGTGCTGGAGATCAACCACCGATCGATGCCGACGCTCAGTGCGGGCGAGGGGGTACTGGCCGTCGATTTTGCCACGCTGTGTCTCGATGCGCGCAGTCAGAATGACTATATTGCGCTATCGCGCCTCTACCACACGGTACTGCTGCACAACGTGACGGTGATGGGGAGTAAGGAGGAGAATGCGGCACGCCGCTTTCTGGCATTGGTGGATGAGTTTTATGAGCGGCGGGTCAAACTGGTGATCGCGGCACAAACCTCGATGTTCGCGCTGTATCAAGGCGAGCACCTGAAATTTGAATACCAGCGCTGCCTGTCCCGTCTGCAAGAGATGCAAAGTGAAGAATATTTGAGCCAACCGCACCTTGCCTGA
- the rpsI gene encoding 30S ribosomal protein S9, translated as MAENQYYGTGRRKSSAARVFIKPGNGNIVINQRSLEQYFGRETARMVVRQPLELVDMVGKLDLYITVKGGGISGQAGAIRHGITRALMEYDESLRSELRKAGFVTRDAREVERKKVGLRKARRRPQYSKR; from the coding sequence ATGGCTGAAAATCAATACTACGGCACTGGTCGCCGCAAAAGTTCCGCTGCTCGCGTGTTTATCAAACCGGGTAACGGCAATATCGTCATCAACCAGCGCAGCCTGGAACAGTACTTTGGTCGCGAAACTGCCCGCATGGTAGTTCGTCAACCGCTGGAACTGGTCGACATGGTTGGCAAACTGGATCTGTACATCACCGTTAAAGGTGGTGGTATTTCCGGTCAAGCGGGTGCCATTCGTCATGGTATCACCCGTGCGCTGATGGAGTACGATGAGTCTCTGCGTTCTGAACTGCGTAAAGCGGGCTTCGTTACCCGTGACGCACGTGAAGTTGAACGTAAGAAAGTCGGTCTGCGTAAAGCACGTCGCCGTCCTCAGTACTCCAAACGTTAA
- the rplM gene encoding 50S ribosomal protein L13 — MKTFTAKPETVKRDWYVVDATGKTLGRLATELARRLRGKHKAEYTPHVDTGDYIIVLNADKVAVTGNKRNDKIYYHHTGHIGGIKQATFEEMIARRPERVIEIAVKGMLPKGPLGRAMYRKLKVYAGNEHNHAAQQPQVLDI; from the coding sequence ATGAAAACTTTTACAGCTAAACCAGAAACCGTCAAACGCGACTGGTATGTTGTTGACGCGACCGGTAAAACTCTGGGCCGCCTGGCTACTGAACTGGCTCGCCGTCTGCGCGGTAAGCATAAAGCGGAATACACCCCGCACGTCGATACCGGTGATTACATCATCGTTCTGAACGCTGACAAAGTTGCTGTAACTGGCAACAAGCGTAACGACAAGATTTACTATCACCACACCGGCCACATCGGTGGTATCAAGCAAGCGACCTTTGAAGAGATGATTGCCCGCCGTCCTGAGCGTGTGATTGAAATCGCGGTTAAAGGCATGCTGCCGAAGGGCCCGCTGGGTCGTGCTATGTACCGTAAACTGAAAGTTTACGCAGGTAACGAGCACAACCACGCGGCACAGCAACCGCAAGTTCTGGACATTTAA